A section of the Humulus lupulus chromosome 2, drHumLupu1.1, whole genome shotgun sequence genome encodes:
- the LOC133820002 gene encoding anthocyanidin 3-O-glucosyltransferase 2-like: MKRNELVIVPSPGKSHLAPSVEFAYALLRRDDRFSVTFLVINSPFDPSPLSLPPTSHPHMQFLLVPKPLQLPSLELMKESFPNYMTLYIKSHLPQIKDIIANRFSTASSHRLSGLVVDMFCTSIVDLAIDLGVPSYLFFTSGAAALGMLIYLYSRSKLDGAVAGADSDPEIHHMPSYVNPVPTNVLPDFALNNKQRKLGSQDEYIKKTKGIIINSILELETHAVSSLSDGTIPFPPVYTIGPLLDFKGNTNDKGSDHEQIMKWLDDQPPKSVVFLCFGNYGAFSTAQLKEIATGLERSGQRFLWSVRKAQPGKVSPVDYENVDEVLPQGFSERTKEMGRVCGWAPQVEVLAHPATGGFVSHCGWNSVLESLWFGVPIGTWPMYAEQQMNAFQLVRDLGLAVELRLDFRKDGGDVVLSGEIERAVRCLMDGGEDGEGGSVRKRVREMSEKCRRAVSEGGSSYHSFGCFIEAVLANVET, translated from the coding sequence ATGAAGCGAAACGAGCTGGTAATCGTTCCGTCGCCGGGAAAGAGCCACCTGGCGCCCTCGGTCGAGTTTGCATATGCGTTACTAAGAAGAGATGATCGATTCTCCGTAACTTTTCTTGTCATAAACTCTCCGTTCGATCCGAGCCCTCTGTCACTGCCCCCGACTTCTCATCCCCACATGCAGTTCCTACTAGTTCCCAAACCCTTGCAACTTCCCTCGCTAGAGCTAATGAAAGAGTCCTTTCCAAACTACATGACCCTCTACATCAAGAGCCACCTTCCCCAAATCAAGGACATTATAGCCAACCGCTTCTCCACCGCGTCCTCGCATCGGCTTTCCGGCTTGGTCGTCGACATGTTCTGCACCTCCATCGTCGACCTTGCCATAGACCTAGGGGTTCCCTCGTACTTGTTCTTCACCTCCGGCGCCGCCGCCCTGGGCATGCTGATCTACCTTTACAGCCGCAGCAAACTGGATGGCGCCGTCGCCGGCGCCGACTCAGATCCCGAGATCCACCACATGCCGAGTTATGTCAACCCAGTTCCTACGAATGTTTTACCTGATTTTGCCCTTAACAACAAGCAACGTAAGCTTGGGAGTCAAGATGAATACATAAAGAAGACCAAGGGTATAATCATCAATTCAATACTCGAGTTGGAAACCCATGCGGTTAGCTCACTCTCCGACGGTACAATTCCGTTTCCGCCCGTTTACACCATCGGACCTCTTCTGGACTTTAAAGGTAACACGAATGATAAAGGGTCAGATCATGAGCAGATCATGAAGTGGCTCGACGATCAGCCGCCGAAGTCCGTGGTGTTCCTCTGTTTCGGTAACTACGGGGCCTTCAGTACAGCCCAGCTGAAAGAGATCGCCACTGGGCTCGAGCGCAGTGGTCAAAGATTCTTGTGGTCCGTACGGAAAGCCCAGCCAGGTAAAGTTTCACCGGTTGATTACGAAAATGTCGATGAAGTTCTGCCCCAAGGATTCTCAGAGAGGACCAAGGAGATGGGAAGGGTGTGCGGTTGGGCCCCACAAGTGGAGGTCCTAGCACACCCGGCCACCGGAGGGTTCGTGTCTCACTGCGGTTGGAACTCCGTACTGGAGAGCTTGTGGTTCGGAGTGCCGATTGGGACGTGGCCAATGTACGCGGAGCAGCAGATGAATGCGTTTCAGTTGGTGAGGGACTTGGGGTTAGCTGTAGAGCTGAGATTGGACTTTAGAAAGGACGGCGGTGACGTTGTGTTAAGTGGGGAGATAGAGAGAGCTGTTAGATGCTTGATGGACGGTGGTGAAGATGGTGAAGGTGGCTCGGTGAGGAAGAGAGTGAGGGAAATGAGTGAGAAGTGCAGGAGGGCTGTTTCGGAAGGTGGGTCTTCCTACCACTCATTCGGATGCTTCATTGAGGCTGTTTTGGCCAATGTGGAAACTTGA